A genomic window from Lycium barbarum isolate Lr01 chromosome 4, ASM1917538v2, whole genome shotgun sequence includes:
- the LOC132637723 gene encoding ribonuclease 3-like protein 3 yields MYSPESWVTVTYPNKTVIIPNKTLTIPNELSDDEVITDMATSVRAVEQILNYKFKKPKLLEEALTHSSCIYSPSYQRLEFVGDAALGLAVSNYVYLAYPGLHTGQLSLLRAANISTEKLARVSVKHCFYKYVRHNIIGHDLKVKEFVITVGQEEQAEFHGGAMKAPKVLADIVESVAAAVYVDCGFDLKALWVIFRGLLEPIITLDLLSQQPQPVTMLYELCQKVGHQVDIKHWRKGEKDIASVYVDGQFIGSASSENKENAKLHAARAALKKLAYKSTGKLDIEVQPNTEIEGAKQKLNELCGRKKWPVPTYRIEKQVGPAHDKRFICSVQVAVAEGVLVTGEEKSRVKDAENSAASAMIWGLQDSRLENPVQKTNLNYSIRTMYSPESWVTVTYPNKTLITSDDEIITDMATSIRAVEQILNYEFKKPKLLEEALTHSSCTDSPSYQRLEFVGDAALGLAVSNYVYLAYSELDPGQLSLLRAANISTEKLARVAVKHCFYKYVRHNTTGLDEKVKEFVITVGQEEQAEFHGGAMKAPKVLADIVESVAAAVYVDCGFDLKALWVIFRGLLEPIITLDLLSQQPQPVTMLYELCQKDGHQVDIKHWRKGEKDIASVYVDGQFIVSASSENKENAKLHAAKAALKKLAYKSTGKLDIEVEPNTEIEGAKQKLNELCGRKKWPAPTYRIEKQVGPAHDKRFICSVQVAVAEGVLFVMGEEKSRVKDAENSAASVMIWGLQDSKRS; encoded by the exons ATGTATTCACCGGAATCTTGGGTCACAGTCACATACCCCAACAAGACCGTAATAATACCCAACAAGACCCTAACAATACCCAACGAATTATCAGATGATGAAGTCATCACAGACATGGCCACATCCGTTAGAGCAGTTGAACAAATATTGAATTACAAATTCAAGAAACCCAAACTCCTTGAAGAAGCCTTAACTCATTCTTCTTGCATTTATTCTCCTTCATACCAACGCCTCGAGTTTGTTGGTGATGCTGCTCTTGGTTTAGCCGTATCGAATTACGTTTATTTGGCTTACCCGGGACTTCACACTGGTCAACTCTCTCTCCTTCGCGCCGCTAATATTAGCACTGAGAAACTTGCTAGAGTCAGCGTTAAACATTGTTTTTATAAATATGTCCGCCACAATATCATTGGCCATGATTTAAAG GTGAAAGAATTCGTGATAACGGTAGGACAGGAGGAGCAGGCAGAGTTCCATGGAGGAGCAATGAAGGCACCGAAGGTTCTTGCTGACATTGTGGAGTCGGTGGCTGCCGCTGTATATGTGGATTGTGGCTTTGATCTGAAGGCTCTTTGGGTG ATATTTAGAGGCCTCCTCGAGCCTATTATCACGCTGGACTTGTTGTCACAACAACCGCAGCCTGTAACCATGCTGTATGAGCTTTGCCAGAAAGTCGGGCACCAAGTAGATATAAAGCATTGGAGAAAAGGAGAGAAAGACATAGCTAGTGTTTATGTTGATGGTCAGTTTATTGGCTCCGCTTCTTCTGAGAACAAGGAAAATGCTAAACTTCACGCTGCAAGGGCTGCGCTCAAAAAGTTGGCCTATAAATCTACTGGTAAGTTGGATATTGAAGTCCAACCAAACACAGAGATTGAAGGAGCAAAGCAGAAGCTCAATGAGCTATGTGGAAGAAAGAAATGGCCCGTACCAACTTACAG AATCGAGAAACAGGTAGGTCCTGCTCACGATAAGAGGTTTATATGTTCTGTGCAAGTTGCAGTTGCTGAAGGTGTGCTTGTCACGGGAGAGGAGAAATCGCGAGTAAAAGATGCAGAGAATTCTGCTGCTTCAGCGATGATTTGGGGTCTGCAAGATTCTAGGCTC gaaaaccCCGTTCAGAAAACAAATCTTAATTATTCGATCAGAACTATGTATTCGCCAGAATCTTGGGTGACAGTAACATACCCCAACAAGACCCTAATAACATCTGATGATGAAATCATCACAGACATGGCCACATCAATTAGAGCAGTCGAACAAATCTTGAATTACGAATTCAAGAAACCCAAACTTCTCGAAGAAGCCTTAACTCATTCTTCTTGCACTGATTCTCCTTCATACCAACGGCTCGAATTCGTTGGTGATGCTGCTCTTGGCTTAGCCGTATCTAATTACGTTTATTTGGCTTACTCGGAACTTGACCCTGGTCAATTATCTCTCCTTCGCGCCGCTAATATTAGCACCGAGAAACTTGCTAGAGTCGCTGTTAAACATTGCTTTTATAAATATGTCCGCCACAATACCACTGGCCTTGATGAAAAG GTGAAGGAATTTGTGATAACGGTAGGACAGGAGGAGCAAGCGGAGTTCCATGGAGGAGCAATGAAGGCGCCAAAGGTTCTTGCTGACATTGTGGAGTCAGTGGCAGCTGCTGTATATGTCGATTGTGGCTTTGATCTGAAAGCTCTCTGGGTG ATATTTAGAGGCCTGCTCGAGCCTATTATCACGCTGGACTTGTTGTCACAACAACCGCAACCTGTAACCATGCTGTATGAGCTTTGCCAGAAAGACGGACACCAAGTTGATATAAAGCATTGGAGAAAAGGAGAGAAAGACATAGCTAGTGTTTATGTTGATGGTCAATTTATTGTCTCCGCTTCTTCCGAGAACAAGGAAAATGCTAAACTTCACGCTGCAAAGGCTGCACTCAAAAAGTTGGCCTATAAATCTACCGGTAAGTTGGATATTGAAGTCGAACCAAACACTGAGATTGAAGGAGCAAAGCAGAAGCTGAATGAGCTATGTGGAAGAAAGAAATGGCCCGCACCAACTTACAG AATCGAGAAACAGGTAGGTCCTGCTCACGATAAGAGGTTTATATGTTCTGTGCAAGTTGCAGTTGCTGAAGGTGTGCTTTTTGTGATGGGAGAGGAGAAGTCGCGAGTAAAAGATGCAGAGAATTCTGCTGCTTCAGTGATGATTTGGGGTCTGCAAGATTCTAAGCGCAGTTAA